The following proteins come from a genomic window of Lolium rigidum isolate FL_2022 chromosome 5, APGP_CSIRO_Lrig_0.1, whole genome shotgun sequence:
- the LOC124654598 gene encoding protein STAY-GREEN, chloroplastic-like encodes MATAASTMSLLPLSQLKQLQQQRRHGGASSVLVLGRRKRFVVPRARLFGPAIFEASKLKVLFVGVEEENSKHPGKLPRTYTLTHSDVTARLTLAVSHTIHAAQLQGWYNRLQRDEVVAEWKKVQGAMSLHVHCHISGGHFLLDLIAPLRYYIFRKELPVVLKAFVHGDGSLFSSHPELEEATVWVYFHSNLPRFNRVECWGPLHDAAAPYDDEVAVDAPAADPTMAMTAADEPQTMPPASEWPRRCAGKCECCFPPECLIPWPHERDMAAATDAGQPPPQ; translated from the exons ATGGCCACTGCCGCTTCCACCATGTCCCTGCTCCCGCTCTCCCAGCTCAAGCAGCTTCAGCAGCAGCGCCGGCATGGCGGCGCCAGCTCCGTGCTCGTGCTCGGGCGGCGGAAGCGATTCGTCGTGCCG AGGGCGCGCCTGTTCGGTCCGGCCATCTTCGAGGCGTCGAAGCTCAAGGTGCTGTTcgtgggggtggaggaggagaactCGAAGCACCCGGGGAAGCTGCCGCGGACCTACACGCTCACCCACAGCGACGTCACGGCGCGCCTCACGCTGGCGGTGTCGCACACCATCCACGCCGCGCAGCTGCAGGGCTGGTACAACAGGCTGCAGCGGGACGAGGTGGTGGCCGAGTGGAAGAAGGTGCAGGGCGCCATGTCGCTGCACGTCCACTGCCACATCTCCGGCGGCCACTTCCTCCTCGACCTCATCGCGCCGCTCCGCTACTACATCTTCCGCAAGGAGCTACCCGTG GTTCTGAAGGCGTTCGTGCACGGCGACGGCAGCCTGTTCAGCAGCCAcccggagctggaggaggccacGGTGTGGGTCTACTTCCACTCCAACCTCCCGCGCTTCAACCGCGTCGAGTGCTGGGGCCCGCTCCACGACGCCGCCGCGCCCTACGACGACGAAGTCGCCGTCGACGCGCCGGCCGCCGACCCTACCATGGCCATGACGGCCGCGGATGAGCCGCAGACGATGCCGCCGGCGAGCGAGTGGCCGCGGCGGTGCGCCGGGAAGTGCGAGTGCTGCTTCCCGCCCGAGTGCCTCATCCCCTGGCCGCACGAGCGCGACATGGCGGCGGCCACCGACGCCGGCCAGCCGCCGCCCCAGTGA